The following are encoded in a window of Acidicapsa ligni genomic DNA:
- a CDS encoding S9 family peptidase: MISARFRSTFPLLGALALGAVTAPHVDAQTPTQTTAQSTTKKLTVEEIFAHGSLSGGAPEGLTWSPDGQHLTYIERGELLDLDPATGKPSTLVSREKLASLTSNTGNEKDRDHRSRYSMASYLWAPDSAHLLFDSNGSLWLYDLKTGTGINIGSSGTGSGDDPKFSPDGRLLSFIKEDDKQHGLYVIHLREPGTPVVATAVSTSPAVLNGKVDWVYEEELDVRSNYFWAPDSKNLAYLQMDETHVPEYPITDWIPVHPTVDKQRFPQPGDPNPDVRVGIVAAHGGKTNWIKLPIKPGDDYIPRFGWVNSRVVWVETLTRDHKHLNLYFADIASGQSKLVLEQSDEKFFDEQYDVHVSDKQIVLTNWQDGHTHLYLYSYDAANPLAGAAKLERQLTKGDFDVEEVFRVDEDRKAVYYSSNEGNPTDAQIWQVSFDGERKQLTMEPGVHTASFAPSGRAYVERHSTRATPTKVSLCQLDSKCNLFWSTKAMDTYHLRAPEELQVKASDGSILYATLLLPEGVTTPASVPLILNPYGGPGAQNVQNHWGGDGQLFDELLTQHGFAVLHTDGRGSGHRGKVFAQAAYHNFGPVQFEDQLTVADAVLAKYPQLDSKRQGWWGWSWGGTFTLYALTHSDRFRAGVSVAPVTDWRNYDSIYTERYMSQPAEFPAGYKDFSVVNSAANLKGHLLMIHGTGDDNVHLQNTVQFVQQLIVNNIPYDLQIFPRKTHSIAGTEVRPELYNRILMHFEEYLK, translated from the coding sequence TTGATTTCCGCCCGTTTTCGTTCCACCTTTCCGCTCCTTGGCGCACTTGCTCTCGGTGCCGTAACTGCGCCGCATGTTGACGCGCAGACCCCTACCCAGACCACAGCCCAAAGCACAACGAAGAAGCTCACGGTCGAAGAGATTTTTGCTCACGGCTCATTGTCCGGTGGCGCGCCAGAAGGCCTGACCTGGTCGCCGGATGGCCAGCACCTGACCTATATCGAGCGGGGAGAGCTACTGGACCTGGACCCGGCTACCGGCAAGCCAAGTACCCTGGTCAGCCGTGAAAAGCTGGCATCGCTCACCAGCAACACGGGCAACGAGAAGGATCGCGATCATCGCTCTCGTTACAGCATGGCGAGCTATCTCTGGGCGCCCGACTCAGCTCATCTGCTCTTCGACTCCAACGGCAGCCTCTGGCTCTATGACTTGAAGACCGGCACGGGCATCAACATTGGGTCCAGTGGAACTGGTTCAGGCGACGACCCTAAATTTTCTCCGGATGGCAGGCTGTTGTCCTTCATCAAGGAGGATGACAAGCAGCATGGCCTCTATGTGATCCACCTGCGCGAGCCGGGCACCCCTGTTGTAGCAACGGCGGTATCGACAAGTCCTGCTGTTTTGAATGGCAAAGTCGACTGGGTCTACGAAGAAGAGCTGGACGTACGCAGCAACTATTTCTGGGCGCCTGACTCCAAGAATCTCGCGTATTTGCAGATGGATGAGACCCATGTGCCCGAGTATCCCATCACCGATTGGATTCCCGTACATCCTACCGTCGACAAGCAGCGGTTTCCGCAGCCGGGTGATCCGAATCCTGACGTTCGCGTTGGCATCGTAGCGGCGCATGGCGGCAAGACAAACTGGATCAAATTGCCGATCAAGCCTGGCGATGATTACATCCCTCGCTTCGGCTGGGTCAATAGCAGGGTTGTGTGGGTCGAGACATTGACTCGCGATCATAAGCATTTGAATTTGTACTTTGCCGATATCGCCAGTGGTCAATCGAAGCTTGTGCTGGAACAGAGCGACGAGAAATTCTTCGACGAGCAATACGACGTCCATGTTTCGGACAAGCAGATTGTTCTCACGAACTGGCAGGATGGTCATACGCATCTCTATCTCTACAGCTATGACGCGGCCAATCCGCTTGCAGGGGCTGCGAAGCTGGAGCGCCAGTTGACCAAAGGCGACTTCGATGTGGAGGAAGTATTTCGCGTCGATGAGGATCGCAAGGCGGTTTACTATTCTTCGAACGAAGGCAATCCCACCGATGCACAGATCTGGCAGGTAAGTTTCGATGGGGAACGCAAGCAGTTGACGATGGAACCCGGAGTTCACACTGCGAGCTTCGCACCAAGTGGCAGGGCCTATGTGGAGCGCCACTCCACACGCGCAACGCCGACGAAGGTCAGCCTTTGCCAGTTGGACAGCAAGTGCAATCTCTTCTGGTCGACGAAGGCCATGGATACCTATCATCTGCGCGCTCCCGAAGAGTTGCAGGTCAAGGCCAGCGACGGCAGCATTCTCTATGCAACGCTGCTTCTTCCCGAGGGAGTAACAACGCCGGCCAGTGTCCCGCTCATATTGAATCCGTATGGCGGCCCAGGTGCGCAGAACGTCCAGAATCATTGGGGCGGCGATGGCCAGCTCTTTGATGAGTTACTTACGCAGCATGGCTTTGCCGTATTGCATACAGATGGCCGCGGCTCGGGTCATCGAGGCAAGGTATTTGCGCAGGCGGCATATCATAACTTCGGACCGGTGCAGTTTGAAGATCAACTTACCGTAGCGGACGCTGTTCTGGCGAAATATCCACAACTCGATTCCAAGCGGCAAGGCTGGTGGGGATGGAGCTGGGGCGGTACGTTTACGTTGTATGCACTTACGCATTCCGACCGCTTCCGCGCTGGAGTTTCTGTAGCTCCGGTGACGGACTGGCGTAACTATGACTCTATCTACACGGAGCGTTACATGAGCCAGCCTGCAGAGTTTCCGGCCGGCTATAAGGACTTCTCCGTCGTTAACTCCGCAGCGAATCTTAAAGGCCATCTGCTGATGATTCATGGCACTGGCGACGATAATGTGCATCTGCAAAACACCGTGCAGTTTGTGCAGCAACTTATCGTGAACAACATTCCTTACGACCTGCAGATTTTTCCGCGCAAGACACATTCCATTGCCGGTACTGAGGTTCGTCCGGAACTGTATAACCGCATCCTGATGCACTTTGAAGAGTACTTGAAGTAG